A part of Chroicocephalus ridibundus chromosome 5, bChrRid1.1, whole genome shotgun sequence genomic DNA contains:
- the LSM6 gene encoding U6 snRNA-associated Sm-like protein LSm6 produces MSLRKQTPSDFLKQIIGRPVVVKLNSGVDYRGVLACLDGYMNIALEQTEEYVNGQLKNKYGDAFIRGNNVLYISTQKRRM; encoded by the exons ATGAGTCTACGGAAGCAAACCCCTAGTGACTTCCTAAAGCAAATCATTGGAAGGCCAGTTGTTGTAAAATTAAATTCTGGAGTAGATTATCGAG GTGTCCTGGCTTGCCTGGATGGGTACATGAATATAGCTCTGGAACAGACTGAAGAATACGTAAATGGACAATTAAAGAACAAGTACGGGGACGCATTTATCCGAGGAAATAATG TGTTGTACATAAGCACCCAGAAGAGGAGGATGTGA